Proteins from a genomic interval of Zingiber officinale cultivar Zhangliang chromosome 1B, Zo_v1.1, whole genome shotgun sequence:
- the LOC121980728 gene encoding eukaryotic translation initiation factor 3 subunit I-like: protein MRPILMKGHERPLTFLRYNREGDLLFSCAKDHTPNVWFADNGERLGTYRGHNGAVWCCDVSRDSMRLITASADQTVKLWNVQDGVQLYSFNFDSPAKSVDFSVGDKLVVVTTDPFMGLPSTIQVKRIARDPNEQTTESVLTIKGPVGRINRAVWGPLNKTIISAGEDTVIRVWDTETGKLLKEVDKEIGHQKTITSLSKSADGSHFLTGSSDKSAKLWDARTLTLLKTYVTERPVNACAVSPLLDHVVIGGGQEAVHVTTTDRRAGKFEAKFFHKNLQEEIGGVKGHFGPINALAFNPDGRSFSSGGEDGYVRLHHFDPDYFSIRM, encoded by the exons ATGAGGCCGATTTTGATGAAAGGCCACGAGAGGCCACTAACGTTTTTGAGGTACAACCGGGAGGGAGATCTGCTCTTCTCCTGCGCCAAGGACCACACACCCAACGTTTGGTTTGCCGACAACGGAGAGAGGCTCGGTACTTATCGTGGGCACAATGGCGCCGTCTGGTGTTGCGATGTCTCCC GGGATTCTATGCGTTTAATCACGGCGAGCGCAGATCAGACCGTGAAGCTATGGAATGTGCAGGATGGAGTTCAgctttattcttttaattttgactCTCCAGCTAAATCTGTGGACTTCTCAGTTGGCGACAAACTTGTTGTAGTCACGACTGATCCATTCATGGGCTTGCCATCCACCATTCAAGTGAAGCGAATTGCCAGGGATCCAAATGAAC AAACTACTGAATCGGTCCTCACGATTAAGGGGCCTGTGGGACGTATAAATAGGGCTGTGTGGGGACCGCTAAACAAGACTATAATTAGTGCCGGTGAAGATACAGTGATCCGTGTATGGGATACTGAG ACTGGCAAACTGCTGAAGGAGGTAGACAAAGAAATTGGTCATCAGAAAACGATTACCTCCCTATCTAAATCTGCAGATGGCTCTCATTTTCTAACAGGTTCATCAGATAAGTCTGCCAAG CTCTGGGATGCAAGAACTTTGACTCTTCTCAAGACGTATGTGACAGAACGTCCAGTGAATGCTTGTGCAGTATCTCCACTTCTTGATCAT GTGGTTATTGGAGGAGGCCAAGAAGCAGTACATGTCACTACCACTGACCGCCGTGCAGGAAAATTTGAGGCCAAATTCTTTCACAAG aaTCTTCAAGAAGAAATTGGTGGCGTGAAAGGACACTTTGGACCAATAAATGCTCTGGCTTTCAACCCTGATGGGAGAAG TTTCTCGAGTGGAGGTGAAGATGGTTACGTGAGACTGCATCACTTTGACCCAGATTACTTCAGTATCAGAATGTGA